From Calothrix sp. PCC 6303, a single genomic window includes:
- a CDS encoding DUF433 domain-containing protein: MTSENLLARISIDPNICFGKPCIKGHRIWVSMILDYLAGGETIEGILEAYPSIEREDILACIAYGAEMSRGAFVEIPLTKKKEATA; this comes from the coding sequence ATGACTAGCGAGAATTTACTTGCTCGAATTTCCATCGACCCCAACATTTGCTTTGGTAAACCTTGTATTAAGGGACATCGAATTTGGGTATCAATGATTTTGGATTATTTAGCAGGGGGAGAAACAATTGAGGGGATTCTTGAAGCTTACCCCAGCATTGAAAGAGAGGATATTTTAGCTTGTATTGCCTATGGTGCAGAGATGTCACGGGGTGCTTTTGTGGAGATTCCTTTAACTAAAAAAAAGGAAGCAACTGCGTGA
- a CDS encoding helix-turn-helix transcriptional regulator translates to MSRKKETITLSIPDGSKEQLEEIARRLGIFWGKSPSISGLLVAIAQQQYEVGEPFRFNPSQVTALQQAIALLKDSGFIEQAQITSSLLLERGNLEAPMRQLLLQQVSQPTEAWRILIDQLRQNQQPFHLLYGNAQGEDLSYTVRYAEISFEEKRFYLDIWCDETEDIKDTDFPELIHNRCLRLDRVKGVVPVNGQWRQEGLDYLKVYLHFFRGMIKGYETKANDISNEVIGDVRQVERKVSNPFWLIREILKYGEDCVIVSPDNLRDRMKQKLSILCTLYDMA, encoded by the coding sequence ATGTCTAGGAAAAAAGAAACAATTACACTGTCAATACCCGATGGAAGCAAAGAACAACTGGAAGAAATTGCCCGTCGTTTAGGTATATTCTGGGGAAAGTCGCCTAGTATATCAGGGTTATTGGTGGCGATCGCACAACAGCAGTATGAGGTCGGTGAACCTTTCCGCTTTAACCCATCCCAAGTTACAGCACTCCAACAAGCGATCGCATTACTCAAGGATTCAGGATTTATCGAACAGGCTCAAATTACTTCCAGTTTGTTATTAGAGCGGGGAAATCTTGAAGCTCCCATGCGTCAATTGCTGTTGCAGCAGGTTAGTCAACCCACGGAAGCGTGGAGAATTCTCATCGATCAACTGCGCCAAAATCAACAACCATTCCACCTGCTTTACGGGAATGCTCAAGGAGAGGATTTATCCTATACAGTACGTTATGCGGAAATTTCTTTTGAAGAGAAACGCTTTTACTTAGATATTTGGTGTGACGAGACTGAAGACATCAAAGATACTGATTTTCCAGAACTCATCCACAATCGCTGTTTGCGTCTAGATCGAGTTAAGGGTGTTGTGCCAGTGAACGGACAATGGCGACAGGAAGGTTTAGATTACCTAAAAGTGTACTTACACTTTTTTAGAGGAATGATCAAAGGCTACGAAACTAAAGCAAATGATATTAGCAACGAAGTTATAGGAGATGTGCGTCAAGTTGAGCGAAAGGTATCGAATCCGTTTTGGTTGATTCGGGAAATATTAAAGTATGGGGAAGATTGTGTAATTGTATCGCCAGATAATTTGCGCGATCGCATGAAGCAAAAATTATCAATTCTTTGCACACTATACGATATGGCTTAG